Genomic DNA from Segatella copri:
AACGTGGTGCTTGATGAGGCTGACGAGATGCTGAACATGGGCTTCTCTGAGAGCATCAATGCCATCTTCGAGAACGTGCCTGAGGATAGAAACACCCTGCTCTTCTCGGCTACCATGAGCAAGGACATCGAGAAGATTGCCCTCAACTACCTGCACGACCACAAGGAAATCGTAGTGGGTTCGCGCAACGAGGGTGCTGAGCATGTAAACCACATCTACTATCTGGTAAATGCCAAGGACAAGTATCTCGCCCTGAAGCGCGTGGTGGATTTCTATCCACGCATCTTTGCAATTATCTTCTGCCGCACCAAGCTGGAGACTCAGGATATTGCAGATAAGCTGATTAAGGACGGTTATAATGCAGAGGCACTGCACGGCGACTTGAGTCAGCAGCAGCGTGACCTCACCATGCAGAAGTTCCGCAATCATACCGTTCAGTTCCTGGTGGCTACCGATGTGGCTGCCCGTGGTCTAGACGTAGATGATCTGACTCACGTTATCAACTATGGTTTGCCTGATGATGTGGCAAGTTACACCCACCGAAGCGGTCGTACCGGTCGTGCCGGAAAGAAGGGAACATCCATCTCTATCATCCATACTAGAGAGAAGTTCAAGGTTCGCCAGATAGAGAAGCAGATTGGCAAGGACTTCGTGGATGGCGTATTGCCAACCCCAGAGGAAATCTGCAAGAAGCAGCTCTTCAAGACCATGGACGACATTATGAAGACCGATGTGGATGAGGATCAGATTGAACCATACATGGCTGAAATCAACCGCCAGTTTGAGTACATCGACAAGGAGGACATCATCAAGAAGATGGTGACCATCACCTTCGGTAAGTTCCTCGATTACTATAAGAATGCTCCTGAGATTATCAAGCCTGAGACCGGCAAGGGTTCCCGTGGCGGCGAAGGTCGTGGAAGTCGTGGCGAAGGCCGTGGCAAGGTTTCCAATGGTCGCAGAAAGCATGAGACTGAGGTTGGTTTCAAGAGACTGTTCATCAACCTGGGTAAGGCAGATGGTTTCTATCCGGGCGAAATCATGCAGTATCTGAACAAGCACGTGAAGGGTCGCCAGGAGGTGGGTCACATCGACCTGCTGAGTAAGTTTGCCTACATCGAGGTGCCTGAGGAGGATGCGAAGCGCGTGATGAAGGCTTTGAACGGTACTGAGTATAAGGGCAGAACCGTGAGATGTAACGATGCTGATGAGGAAGGTCATGGCAGAGCAGCCCGCGGAGGACGCAGTTCTGAGGGCAGAGGCGGTCGTTCTTCAGAAAGAGGCGGACGCAGCCGCAGAGGTTCTGCTGATGATGCTAGAGACTCTCGAGATGCTCGTGGAAAGGGAGGACGTGGAAGCCGTGGCGGCAGAAAGTCTCGCCCTCAGGAGGATACAGGCGATTGGCGCCAGTTCTTCCAGAACAACGACAACGTGAAGTTCAAGGGTGAGGAGCCAAACTTCGAGGAAGAAGGCTGGGCTCGTCGCAGACCTAAGAAGAAGTAATTTAGGCAGCGATTTATAATAAGATGAAAGTCTGCATCAAAGGGATGTTTTGATGCAATATCCATATTTTGCGGTAAAAACACAGCAATTTCTTTGGTAAATTGCGGTGTTTTTACCGCAATTTTTGTATATTTGCAGCCGTAAACATCAAATTTATTATATCTTTATACGCAATTTTAACCCTAAAAGATATTCTGTAATAAGTTAATGAAGAAAACTATTCTTATCGCTTGTCTGGGACTGGTAAGTCTGGGCTTGCAAGCACAGAGCATTTCGCTCGCTGGTGAATGGAATGTGGAGTTGGGAAAGAGCGGTAGCGCTTTCGCCAAGAGTAAGCGTGCCTCGCAGGGTGAGGTGAAGCGTGCCATTCTTCCCGGTACCATCGATACGAACCATCTGGGATTCGCTCCGAAAGATACGATGGAAACAACGCATCTTACGAGGCTCTATGCCTATAAAGGAGCTGCAAGATATTCCAGAACAATCAATATCCCGAAGGACTGGAAGAAGCCGGTAGAACTCTTCCTGGAGCGTACCCGACCGACATGGGTGTATGTGGATGGAGAACTGGTGGATTCCTGTAACTTCATCTCTACTCCCCAGCGCTATCTTCTGCCAAAGAAGGTGAAGCCGGGCAAGCATTTCTTGGAAATCGTAGTGGATAATGGAAGAGGTGTGCCTGATCAGGTTTACGGCTCCAGCCATGCTTATACGGAAGATACGCAGACCAACTGGAATGGAATTATCGGAAGGATAGAACTCCAGCTAGCCTCTTCTATAGAAATGCAAGCAGGAGCAATCCCTAGCCGTTCTGTAGCTTCTTCTACAGCCCTTCAGATGCCTGATTTCGCCAAGGATTTTCATATCAAGGGCGCCCACTTCTACGCCAATGGTCATAGGATATTCCTCCGTGGCAAGCACGATGCGGCTGTATGGTCGCTGACGGGACATGTGGAAATGGGCGTGGAAGGCTGGATGAAGTATCTCGGAACCTGCAAGGAGTATGGAATCAATCATGTGCGCTTTCATTCCTGGTGCCCACCGGAGGCGGCTTTCGTGGCTGCGGACAGTCTGGGAATCTATCTCCAGCCGGAACTTCCTTTCTGGGGGTCTTTTGATAAGAAGGATGAAAGGCTGATGGCGTTCCTGCATCAGGAAGGCGAGAACATCCTCAGAGAATACGGTCACCATCCTTCTTTCCGAATGATGGCGCTGGGTAATGAACTCTGGGGAGATATCGACAAGATGAAGGAGTTTGTGGATGATTTCCGCAAGATTGCGCCAGATAAATACTATACTTTTGGAAGCAATTACTATCTCGGTTATCAGGGAATAAAAGAAGGAATGGATTACTTCACCACTTGCCGCATCGGAGGCGAGGGATGGGGCAAATACAATACTCATACCCGTGGTTCCTTCTCGTTTGCCGATGCCTACGATGGAGGAATGATCAATCATTTCCATCCTAATTCTACGATGAATTTTGATGAGGCTTGCGATAAGGCCGGAATCCCAATCATCTCTCACGAAACAGGACAGTTTCAGACCTATCCTGATTATCGGGAAATGAAGAAATATACCGGAGTACTTCATCCTTATAACTTTGGAGTGTTCCGCCGTCGTCTGGCTGCAGCCGGAATGCTCTCGCAGGCTGATGATTTCCACAAGGCTTCGGGCTTATGGAGCGTGAAACTCTATAAAGCCGATATAGAGATGGATTTGAGAACCCGGAATATGGCGGGCTTCCAACTGCTCGATATTCAGGATTATCCCGGTCAGGGAAGTGCTTTCGTAGGCATCCTCGATGCGTTTATGGAGAGTAAGGGAATCACTACGCCCGAGGAATGGCGCCAGTGGTGCTCGCCTGTGGTGCCTTTGTTGGTGACAGACAGATTCTGCTATGAGGAGAATGACACGATGAAGGCGAAGATTCAAATCGCCAATTATGGGGGAGAGTCTTTGAAGGGCAAGAAAGTGGAATGGAAGTTGGATTATGCCAAAGACGAACGTTATCCAAACGAGTCCAGTGTAGCCGAAACTCTTACTCATTTGAATCAGCCTTCTCCTTTGGCACAAGGCGAGATAACTATCCATACCGACGAGGAGGGATGGATAGATGTTGGCGAGATCGTTCATAAGATGAAAGTGAAAGCCAACGGAATTGACGATGGGGATGGTAAGTGCTTGGACGTGTATGTGGGTTCTCGCAAACTGACCCTCTCCTTGTATATATATGAAGGTGAACTTGATGCGACAAGATATTCCAATACTTACGACCTTTGGGTTTATACGACCCCAAAGAATATCGACTATCTGAAAAAGCAAGTCGTTATTGCCAAGGATTTGACTTCCGATGTCGTCAAGAAACTAGAAAAGGGAGCAAAGGTGCTTTGGCTTCCTACGACTTCCAGCCATTTCGTGGCTGCAGATGATACGCTTTCTCAGTCAGATAATGCCACACCTTATACCGTGGGTGGACTCTTCCAGACCGATTACTGGAACTATCGCATGTTCAAGACCATCTGCGAGAACAACAAGAAGAAGGTTTCTCCAGGAACCCTGGGCATTCTTACGAATCCGGAACATCCGATATTCAAGGGATTCCCTACGGAAATGCACACCAACTGGCAATGGTTCCCGATAATCAAGGAATCGCATCCGCTGGTGCTTGACAACTTCGCCAAGGATTATCGCCCGGTAGTTCAGGTGATCGATAATATCGAGCGGAATCATAAGTTGGGTTTGGTGATGGAATGGAAGGTGGGAGCCGGAAAGCTCCTCATCTGCATGAGCGATTTGGAGAAGGCTGCCAAATATCCAGAGGGTAGGGCTTTCTACGAGAGCGTGTTGGGTTATATGCAATCAGATGAGTTCAATCCAGCTGCAGAAATAACGATGGATGAATTGAAGAAGAAACTCGCCGAGAAGCCTCGTCAGGTTTCATTGAAGGAACTGAATAATATCTCGCAATATTAGTTGAGAACCTATAAGAAAAAACAAGAGCGGAAAGCCAGAAGTTAACAGGTTAACAGTTAACAGCTGATTTTCCGCTCTTTTTATATCATCCTGAGACTAATCTTTATTCCAGGATAAACCTTTATATCATCTCTGTTGATTCAGAGATAGAATTTACTTTGCATTGATCTCCTTCAAGAGGCGGTCTGCGTGTCCCCACTTATCCATCAGGTAGAGCACGTAGCGAATATCCACACCGATGCAGCGAGCCAGGCGCTTGTCGAAGTTGATGTCAGAACTGAGGCTGTCCCAGTTGCCATCGAAAGCAAGACCAATCAACTCACCCTTGCCGTTGAACATAGGGCTACCAGAGTTACCGCCGGTAATATCGTTGTTGGTAAGGAAGCAGAGCTGCATCTTGCCAGTCGTCTTATCCTGATACTTGCCGAAATCCTTCTCAGAGAGAAGCTCGTGCATGATAGGCTCAGCGTAGTAATCGATTACCTTATCGCCCTGCTTCATCTTCTCAACGAGGCTCTCGGCTGTGGTATAATAGCCTGATGGCTTGCCACCGAGGTCGAAACCGCCTACCTGACCGTAGCTCAATCGCATGGTGAAGTTGGCGTCGCTGTAGTGAGGCATGTCTTCCTCCATACGGAGCTTGGCAGCACAGAGATACTTCTCCTGCTCAGCGATGCTGTCGTTGATGCTGCCCATCTGAGCAGCGAAATCTGCAAATACATCGTTCAGATCCATACCGAAGCTTACGCCTGGATCCTTCTCATATCCCTTCTTGTTGAAATAGAGCTTGGCGCCCTTCTTCATGATGAGCGACTTCTCCCAGAGATAATCCACATACTTGGCGTAGTTGCCGCCAAACTCAGTGTCGATGGTCTTGTAGAACTTAGGCAACCACTTGGCATCTACGTGCTCCTTGTAGTTCTTCAGAAGGGTAGCGAGCACTTCCTTATCGAGCGCCATATCCCATTCTGCAGAGTTATCTTCAAACTCATGATACTGCTTCTTCTTGTTCTTCTCAGGACCCTTCACCTCCATGTCGGTCTGGAGCTTGATGGCACGGGTAGAGAACTCGATGTTGCTTCTTCTTGTGAAAGATTCAGCGAAGTTGGTCCAGGCGTATTTCACGTCAGCGCTCTCCTTGTAGAGCTTGGCGAGCTTGTCGAAATCTACCTTGTGGGCGAGGTCGTTGGCAGCCTTGGCTGTATCCTGCCAAGCACGGAGACGGGTTTCGTACTCACGCTTTAGATTCACGATGCCGATAGAGTCGATACACTTGTTCATACCGATGGCATTCTTCCAGTAGTTGGAAGAGCTGGCGTACTTGCTGTCGTACTTAATGCGGACAGCCTCGTCGGCACGCATGTGCTTCTGCATCACCTCCTGCTTTACGCCACGAACCTGGGCACGAGGCGCATTCTCAGCATCGCGCATGGTCTGGATTCCGTAGCTTGAAAGATAGCGCTCTGTGCTGCCTGGGTAACCCATGGTCATCGCATAGTCGCCATCCTTATAACCCTGGAGAGAAACCTGAGCCCAACGCTTTGGCTTGTAAGGCACATTATCCTTGCTGTAGGCAGCAGGACCATTGGTCTTAGGGTCGGCATAGATGCGGAATACAGAGAAGTCGCAGGTCTGGCGAGGCCACATCCAGTTGTCTGTATCGCCACCAAACTTACCCATAGACTTTGGTACGGTGAAAACCAGACGCAGGTCGGTGAAGTCGCGGTAAGTAGTAGCGTACCACTTGTTGCCCTCGTAGAAAGGCTGAACGGTGATATGGAGGGTAGAATCGTTCTTCTTCGCCTCTTTAGTCATCTCGTTCTCCAGAGAATCGATGAGTTCATCGCGCTTCTTGTTGTCGAGTTTCTCGTATCCGAGGCTCATCACCTTATCGGTTACATCCTTCTGTTCAACCATAAAGCTGACGAACATATTCTCGTTAGGCAATTCCTCTGCGTAAGATTTAGCAAAGAAACCGTTGAGCATATAGTCGTGCTCCACGGTAGAGTGGCTTCTGATAGCCTCGAAACCGCAATGGTGGTTGGTAAATACCAAACCGTCTGGAGAAACGACTACGCCTGAGCAATAGCCCGAGAAGTTAACCACAGCATTCTTCAAGGCGTTCTCGCCGTTGTAGAGCTGGTCGTAAGTCATACTGAAGCCTTCGCGCTGCATCATCTCATACGCAGCGTTAGGCAAGTTGTAAATTGTCCACATTCCCTCGTCAGCGTGAGCGGTGTTGATTCCGCAGAACGCCATGATAGAGGCGATAAGGACCGTTGCTTTTTTCTTCATTACTTGTTTTTGTTTTCTATTTATATTATGATGTTATTTATTCTTTTTCTCATACCATTCTTTCCAAGTCTTTGCCTGTTCTGTCATTCGATATTGCTGGCGTGGATGTCTTGGGGTGTTTGGATATTTCATCTCCAAGGCTCCTTCGGCTAGGGCTGGGGTAATGTATTCTTTTCTAAATCTGGTTCTGTTCTTTAATCCAAACAGGTTCATTATATCGCCGATGGATAGATAATCTTTATTTATACGTATTATGAGTTCTTCTACTTGGGACGAACTTGGGACGAACTTGGGACAAGCTTGGGACATTTTCTTCTCCTTCTTTATTTATGAAGTTGTTTTTCTGTCCACTTCCTGTTTGAGAATTTAAGTTCGGCTGCTCTTTCCAATCATCAGTCGGCCGGATATGCAAATACCTGTTCTTGAGAACCCAACTATCTTTTAGGAGTAAGTTCCTGAAGAAACGAACCAGGTAGATAGGAGAATAATCTAAGCCTTTCTGAATGTTTCGATAGTTGGCACGAACCAGGGCATTGCGGAAATACCAGGAATGCTTGGCAAACATTTCGTTGTTCCCGCAAGCGCTTGAATTGAGCTAAGCACTCCTCCAGCGAAAGCGGATGCTCTCGCCAATAAGCCATGCTCTTTTGCATCTGGGCATTGACTTTCTTGTGATAATCGTTCAGTTGTATCTCCATCCATTTATGTATTATATTGTTAGAATATTACGTTTGCAAAGTTACGACTATTTCCCGAATTTTCCAAGGCTTCGCTTGATTTTCTTCATAATTTGCTTTTTTGCCGATAACATTCCTGGTGATAGAACCTCCTGCTCCAGCATATCCAGGGCCATTCTTAACTCTTCGAGGAGTTCGGGATAGTACTTCATCTGCTCGTAGGCGAGCTTCATGCAGTAGCAGCGGATGGCGTAGGGCTGGGAACAGGCTGTAATCTTGGCGATGCAGAAATCGATGAAATCAGAACGGAGTGATTCTTCCTCGAAAGGCTGACGGAGAAGGAGTTGAAGCATCAGGCGGCGCCTGGTCTCATTCTTCTCTACGAGAACCCTATCAATCAGGTCATCGTGCTTCTGAAAGAGCCAAGGGTTGTTGGTTTCATCGAAATGGGTTAAAGCCCAAAGCGCATTGAACGATACGCGGTCGTTTTCATCGAAGGTGAGTTGGTAAAGCTCTTCCTTCCGGTGGTCGTTCTCCTTACCTTGTGTCATGATGCATATCTTGTTGATATCGTTCATATTGATCTTGTCCTGTAGTATCTTTCTCATGCTCTTTATTTTTTATGAGGGAATAATCGTTGCAAAGATATACTTTTATGAGGGAATAACGAAAAGGAAGATTACTTTTTTGAGAATTCTCGGACTATTTCTTGTTTTTGATGTATAAAATGGGAGAAAAAGTCAAGTTGAACAATCGATGGATTCATTGTTGTACGTCTAAAGGTTTATAGTTGTACAACTGAAGGGTGTGTAGTCGTACAACTATAGGGGGTATTGTTGTACGATTAAAAGGTGTTGTCACTAGGCTCGGCAGACCTGCTGACTGCAGTGAGCAGACCTGCTGACTAGGCTCAGCAGAGCTGCTGAGCCTAGTGGCAACTTTCTAGAAGCAGTCTCCTTGAACTCCATATTCTATCTCTTTGAACCTGATCAGACGTCTTCTTTCACTTACGGAGCCGTATCCTTCAGCTTGCTCAGTCATATTCTTCAGCTCATTCAGTCGTCTCGTTTCGTTCACTCAGCCGTTTGCTTTAGCTCTTACAGGGCGCCTTGCTGGCTGCTATTATATTCTGGGTATTGCTCGGGACCAGGAACATTGGGTCCTTTTGTCTATTCTTGAACCGCATGCGAAGGTTCTGTATAATATAAACAAAAGAAGTCCGTGGACTTACACATTGTCCACGGACTTCTTGGAATATAATCTCAATGATTGGAATCTCTTACTTTCTAAAGTACTTTCCCACCACTGGCAGACTCTTCAATGGGAAATCCTTCTTCACGAGATAAGCGGCGAAGATGAGGATGAGCACCGTGTTGATGAGGCAGGCAATTCCACTGGAGAAGTATCTGTTAGCCTCGGTCATTCCTGCGAAGAGGATGAGGGCGAGAACCACATAAATCATAATCTCCTTCACCGGATAGTTGATAGGATACTTCTTCTGACCCACAAAGTAGGAGAGCAGCATGGCTGTTCCATATCCAGCGAAGCCAGCCCAGGCACAGGCGATGTAACCATAAACTGGTACGAAGATAACGTTGATGGCTATCAATACCGCACAACCGATGCCTGAGAAGTAAGCACCCCAGATGGTCTTGTCGATGAGCTTGTACCAGAAACTGAGGTTGAAATATACTCCCATCATGATTTCGGCAGCCATTACGATAGGCACTACCTTCAAACCATCCCAGTAGTCGCGACCGATGATATGGCGCAATACATCCAGATAACCTACTACCACCAGGAAGGCGAGCAGGGTGAAGATGACGAAATATTTCATCGCCGAAGCGTAAGTCTGTCGGTTGTCCTTATCCTTTGCCTTGCCGAATACGAATGGCTCGTAAGCATAGCGGAAAGCCTGTGTAATCATCGCCATGATCATCGCAATCTTGCTGGCTGCTCCGTAGATTCCGAGCTGCGCATGCGCATCGCCCTTCTCATAGATGTAAGGGAAGAGAATCTTGTCGGCTGTCTGGTTCAGAATACCGGCAATACCGAGCACGAGGATTGGCCAGCTGTAGCCCAGCATCTTCCTGACGAGCACCTTACATTCGCTCCAGGAGCATTTCTCGCCCATGAATCCTTCCTTCAGTTCCTTGTAGAAACAGAAGGTGATGGAGGCGGTACAAACCAGGTTGATGTAGAAAGCATAACCCACATCGTGACCATCCATGATGACGTAGTAAACCAGGTTGAGCGCAATGTTCAGACCGATGAAGAGCAACTTGAAGGCAGCAAACTTCAATGGGCGCTTCTTGTATCTGAGGTAAGCGAACGGGATGCACTGGAAGGCATCAATAGCCACGGTTACGAACATGGTCCATACATAAGCCGGATGGTCGGCGTAGCCCATCGCATCGCTCAAAGGCGTGATGAAGAGGAATACCAGGGCGATGAAGAGTAGGGAAGTGAAGCCCACCATGCTCAATACCGTGTGATAAACCTTTTCTGAGTTTTCTCCTTCCTTGTTGACAAAACGGAAGAAGGTGGTCTCCATTCCGTAGGTCAGGATAACGAGGAGTAACGCCGTATAGGCGTACATGTTGGTGATGACACCATAACCACCACTTGCGGCGCTGATCTTTGCCGTATAGAGTGGTACAAGCAGATAGTTGAGGAATCTGCCGATGATACTGCTCAAACCATAGATGGCGGTATCCTTTGCGAGTGATTTTAAACTTGCCATTATCTTTCTTAATGTTGAATGTTAAGTGTTAAATGTTAAATTGGGCTTGCGCTGTCATTCAAAGATTATCTGTGTAAATCTGTGAAATCTGTGGGAGACTCTTATCCGAAGAATAAATATGCTATAGCGATAGCTGCGATGACTCCTGCCAAATCGGCGAGCAAGCCGCAAGCCACGGCGTGGCGGGTATTCCTGATGCTTATGCTTCCGAAATATACTGCCAATATATAGAAGGTGGTATCGGTGGAACCCTGGAAGATGCAGCTCAATCTGCCCACAAACGAATCAGGACCATAGTTCTTCATCGCCTCCAGCATCATGCCTCGTGCACCACTTCCCGACAGCGGTTTCATGATGGCGGTAGGCAGGGCGCCTACGAAATCGGCATTCAAGCCGCATTGTTCTACCGACCACGAAATGCCTTGAATCACCATATCCATCGCTCCCGAAGCACGGAACACGCCGATGCCCACAAGGATAGCTACGAGATAAGGGATAATCTTCACCGCAGTAGTAAAACCTTCCTTCGCTCCCTCGATAAATGCATCATAAACATTCACTTTCTTCCAGAAACCAGCCAGGATGAAGCAGAGGATGATGCTCAGGAGAATCATGTTAGAAGCCAAGGTGGTAACCGTGTTCATCGTATCCTTGTTCATCTGTCCGAATCCCCAGATGATGATGCCTACGAAGGCGCACATTCCCAACAGAGTTGCGAGCAATACCGGCTGCAGGATGTTGATGCGCTGCCAGAGCGAAGTGATGATGATTCCGGCAAGCGTAGCCACGAGCGTAGCCATCAGAATAGGGATGAAGACATCCGTAGGCTGGGCTGCTCCATAGGAGGCACGGAAGGCGAGGATGGTGGTAGGGATGATGGTGAGTCCAGAGGTGTTCAGAACCAGGAACATAATCATCGGGTTCGTTGCCGTATCCTTCTTCGTGTTGAGCTCCTGCATCTGTTGCATCGCTTTCAATCCGGTAGGCGTTGCCGCATTATCGAGTCCCAGCATATTCGAAGCGATATTCATGAAGATGCTTCCCATCACCGGATGGTTCTTCGGAATATCGGGGAAGAGACGGGTGAAGACCGGGCTGAGCGCTCTTGCCAACACATTCACAACTCCCGCCTTCTCTCCAATCTTCATGATGCCAAGCCAGAGGGCGAGCACGCCCGTAAGTCCGAGAGAAATCTCGAAGGCATTCTTGGATGAGTCGAAGGTGGAATCTACAATCTTCTGGAAGATAGTCGTATCTCCCATTGCCAATCCGATGAGTGCGAAGATGAACGCAATCACGAAAAATGCTATCCAAATGTAATTTAAAACCATATTCTGTTTATGCTTTCTTAATCGTTGTTATTGCTAGTGGAATTCTTTGTGGATTGCTCTTTCATTTCGAGTAAAGTTCGCTCATATACCTCTTGTAGCTGGTAACTTGCAACACCTAATGGAGTGGTAATGCCTCTTAAAGCCCACTCAACAACAGATGAATCTTTGTCTTTGCATAGCAGAATACCAATGCTAGGGTTATCTCCTTCGTCTTTTAAAAGTTCGTCGGCTGCTGCAACATAAAAGTTAAGTTTGCCAACAAACTCTGGCATGAAATCAACCACTTTTAGCTCAATCACAACATAACATTTGAGTTTGGTATGATAGAATACCATGTCGGGGAAGTATGATTTTCCACTTGGTGTGGTAAGTTCCATTTGTCGCCCAACATAAGCAAAACCTTTGCCCAGTTCGAGTAAAAAACGAGTAATGTTTTGAGCCAGCTTATCCTCTAGGTCCTTTTCCGAGAAGTCGCCAGCCATGGATAAGAAATCTAATTTATAAGGGTCTTTGAGCATCTCGTTAGCCAAGGCTTTCTGTGGCGCAGGGAGTGTGGACTCAAAGTTATTCAAGGCTTTTCCCTTTTGCTCATAAAGATGGGCTTCGATAATATGTTCTAACTCATTACGACTCAAATTGCCTTCAATCACTTGGTTGAGATAGAATATTGCCTCCAATATGGTCTTGCATTTTGAGACAATGACAGTCTGATGCCTCCAGGGTACACGAAGCAAAATCGCAGGCATAGGAACGCTAGTACTTTCTAAGGTTTCTAATTTTGTACCAGCTTGGTACAAAAAATCATTTTGCGAAGAATAGAAGAGATACCACTTGCGTATTTTATAAAGATTTGACCAAGAAAAACCTTCTACATTTGGAAATGCAGAACGCAAGTCCAAACTAAGCTGTTTTATAAAATTAGTGCCCCACTTATATAGCTTTTGCTTGTTACAAATGTCTTCTCCCAAGCTCCAATAAAGCTTGTGCAACTCTTCATTGACTTTGATAGCCGCTTTGAGTTGGGCGATGCGAATACGACCTTTCAAA
This window encodes:
- a CDS encoding DEAD/DEAH box helicase; its protein translation is MKTFEELGVSEEIRRAIEELGFENPMPVQEEVIPYLLGNKNDVIALAQTGTGKTASYGIPVIQKTDASSKQTQAIILSPTRELCLQIADDLNSFAKYIDGLHIAAVYGGTDIGSQIRTLKHGVQIIVATPGRLLDLINRGVAQLENVNNVVLDEADEMLNMGFSESINAIFENVPEDRNTLLFSATMSKDIEKIALNYLHDHKEIVVGSRNEGAEHVNHIYYLVNAKDKYLALKRVVDFYPRIFAIIFCRTKLETQDIADKLIKDGYNAEALHGDLSQQQRDLTMQKFRNHTVQFLVATDVAARGLDVDDLTHVINYGLPDDVASYTHRSGRTGRAGKKGTSISIIHTREKFKVRQIEKQIGKDFVDGVLPTPEEICKKQLFKTMDDIMKTDVDEDQIEPYMAEINRQFEYIDKEDIIKKMVTITFGKFLDYYKNAPEIIKPETGKGSRGGEGRGSRGEGRGKVSNGRRKHETEVGFKRLFINLGKADGFYPGEIMQYLNKHVKGRQEVGHIDLLSKFAYIEVPEEDAKRVMKALNGTEYKGRTVRCNDADEEGHGRAARGGRSSEGRGGRSSERGGRSRRGSADDARDSRDARGKGGRGSRGGRKSRPQEDTGDWRQFFQNNDNVKFKGEEPNFEEEGWARRRPKKK
- a CDS encoding beta-glycosidase, which produces MKKTILIACLGLVSLGLQAQSISLAGEWNVELGKSGSAFAKSKRASQGEVKRAILPGTIDTNHLGFAPKDTMETTHLTRLYAYKGAARYSRTINIPKDWKKPVELFLERTRPTWVYVDGELVDSCNFISTPQRYLLPKKVKPGKHFLEIVVDNGRGVPDQVYGSSHAYTEDTQTNWNGIIGRIELQLASSIEMQAGAIPSRSVASSTALQMPDFAKDFHIKGAHFYANGHRIFLRGKHDAAVWSLTGHVEMGVEGWMKYLGTCKEYGINHVRFHSWCPPEAAFVAADSLGIYLQPELPFWGSFDKKDERLMAFLHQEGENILREYGHHPSFRMMALGNELWGDIDKMKEFVDDFRKIAPDKYYTFGSNYYLGYQGIKEGMDYFTTCRIGGEGWGKYNTHTRGSFSFADAYDGGMINHFHPNSTMNFDEACDKAGIPIISHETGQFQTYPDYREMKKYTGVLHPYNFGVFRRRLAAAGMLSQADDFHKASGLWSVKLYKADIEMDLRTRNMAGFQLLDIQDYPGQGSAFVGILDAFMESKGITTPEEWRQWCSPVVPLLVTDRFCYEENDTMKAKIQIANYGGESLKGKKVEWKLDYAKDERYPNESSVAETLTHLNQPSPLAQGEITIHTDEEGWIDVGEIVHKMKVKANGIDDGDGKCLDVYVGSRKLTLSLYIYEGELDATRYSNTYDLWVYTTPKNIDYLKKQVVIAKDLTSDVVKKLEKGAKVLWLPTTSSHFVAADDTLSQSDNATPYTVGGLFQTDYWNYRMFKTICENNKKKVSPGTLGILTNPEHPIFKGFPTEMHTNWQWFPIIKESHPLVLDNFAKDYRPVVQVIDNIERNHKLGLVMEWKVGAGKLLICMSDLEKAAKYPEGRAFYESVLGYMQSDEFNPAAEITMDELKKKLAEKPRQVSLKELNNISQY
- a CDS encoding S46 family peptidase, producing MKKKATVLIASIMAFCGINTAHADEGMWTIYNLPNAAYEMMQREGFSMTYDQLYNGENALKNAVVNFSGYCSGVVVSPDGLVFTNHHCGFEAIRSHSTVEHDYMLNGFFAKSYAEELPNENMFVSFMVEQKDVTDKVMSLGYEKLDNKKRDELIDSLENEMTKEAKKNDSTLHITVQPFYEGNKWYATTYRDFTDLRLVFTVPKSMGKFGGDTDNWMWPRQTCDFSVFRIYADPKTNGPAAYSKDNVPYKPKRWAQVSLQGYKDGDYAMTMGYPGSTERYLSSYGIQTMRDAENAPRAQVRGVKQEVMQKHMRADEAVRIKYDSKYASSSNYWKNAIGMNKCIDSIGIVNLKREYETRLRAWQDTAKAANDLAHKVDFDKLAKLYKESADVKYAWTNFAESFTRRSNIEFSTRAIKLQTDMEVKGPEKNKKKQYHEFEDNSAEWDMALDKEVLATLLKNYKEHVDAKWLPKFYKTIDTEFGGNYAKYVDYLWEKSLIMKKGAKLYFNKKGYEKDPGVSFGMDLNDVFADFAAQMGSINDSIAEQEKYLCAAKLRMEEDMPHYSDANFTMRLSYGQVGGFDLGGKPSGYYTTAESLVEKMKQGDKVIDYYAEPIMHELLSEKDFGKYQDKTTGKMQLCFLTNNDITGGNSGSPMFNGKGELIGLAFDGNWDSLSSDINFDKRLARCIGVDIRYVLYLMDKWGHADRLLKEINAK
- a CDS encoding Fic family protein; this encodes MSQACPKFVPSSSQVEELIIRINKDYLSIGDIMNLFGLKNRTRFRKEYITPALAEGALEMKYPNTPRHPRQQYRMTEQAKTWKEWYEKKNK
- a CDS encoding lipopolysaccharide biosynthesis protein; the encoded protein is MASLKSLAKDTAIYGLSSIIGRFLNYLLVPLYTAKISAASGGYGVITNMYAYTALLLVILTYGMETTFFRFVNKEGENSEKVYHTVLSMVGFTSLLFIALVFLFITPLSDAMGYADHPAYVWTMFVTVAIDAFQCIPFAYLRYKKRPLKFAAFKLLFIGLNIALNLVYYVIMDGHDVGYAFYINLVCTASITFCFYKELKEGFMGEKCSWSECKVLVRKMLGYSWPILVLGIAGILNQTADKILFPYIYEKGDAHAQLGIYGAASKIAMIMAMITQAFRYAYEPFVFGKAKDKDNRQTYASAMKYFVIFTLLAFLVVVGYLDVLRHIIGRDYWDGLKVVPIVMAAEIMMGVYFNLSFWYKLIDKTIWGAYFSGIGCAVLIAINVIFVPVYGYIACAWAGFAGYGTAMLLSYFVGQKKYPINYPVKEIMIYVVLALILFAGMTEANRYFSSGIACLINTVLILIFAAYLVKKDFPLKSLPVVGKYFRK